In Plantibacter sp. PA-3-X8, one DNA window encodes the following:
- the rho gene encoding transcription termination factor Rho produces MTDVNEGASGVSLDADPKTLKVADLQRLAAALGVAGASKLRKGELVEAIQNIQNSTDTDTDAAATETADVIESVSALEVAPEAPVQSKLPELDLALDQAFGAEKAAPPARRKSRRATTATVAPNATPIVGAPVVEAPAAPAAAPAPVEAEAPSAPADAAPAEQSDDAAATAESPSADETTPEQTPRRSRGNRRGRGRDRDRNADDAEQNTAEQGTGEQAGGEQNRAAQNASEQDSNDDAANTDADDTQDGEQQDGQSSGGRRGRGRGRNQNNGGQNNGNQNNGGQNADGGQKADAKQEQQGQNRGNQGGQGNQGAPGDDSEGRGGRSRYRDRKRRGSVQNDDVEPEIAEDDVLIPVAGILDVLDNYAFVRTSGYLPGTNDVYVSLGQVKKYHLRKGDAVVGAIRQPRDNDSSSRQKYNAIVKVDSVNGLSVDEAGARVEFGKLTPLYPQERLRLETEQTKLTQRIIDLVAPIGKGQRGLIVAPPKAGKTIVLQQIANAISINNPEVHLMVVLVDERPEEVTDMQRTVKGEVIASTFDRPAEDHTTVAELAIERAKRLVELGHDVVVLLDSITRLGRAYNLAAPASGRILSGGVDAAALYPPKRFFGAARNIENGGSLTILATALVETGSKMDEVIFEEFKGTGNSELRLSRQLADKRIFPAVDVNASSTRREEMLLAPDEVKVTWKLRRALAGLDQQQALEVVLGKLKETTSNVEFLVQMQKSMPAPTSHSHGHENNHR; encoded by the coding sequence GTGACAGACGTCAACGAAGGCGCCTCAGGCGTCTCGCTGGATGCCGACCCGAAGACGCTCAAGGTCGCCGACCTGCAGCGTCTCGCCGCCGCTCTCGGAGTGGCCGGAGCTTCGAAGCTCCGCAAGGGCGAGCTGGTCGAAGCCATCCAGAACATCCAGAACAGCACCGACACCGACACCGACGCCGCGGCTACCGAGACCGCCGACGTGATCGAGTCGGTCTCCGCGCTCGAAGTCGCGCCGGAGGCACCGGTGCAGTCCAAGCTGCCCGAGCTCGACCTCGCGCTCGACCAGGCCTTCGGTGCCGAGAAGGCGGCCCCGCCGGCGCGACGCAAGTCCCGCCGGGCCACGACGGCCACCGTCGCCCCGAACGCGACCCCGATCGTCGGCGCCCCCGTCGTCGAGGCACCGGCTGCGCCGGCTGCAGCGCCCGCCCCGGTCGAGGCCGAGGCACCGTCCGCTCCGGCCGACGCGGCTCCCGCCGAGCAGTCCGATGACGCTGCCGCGACCGCCGAGTCGCCGAGCGCCGACGAAACGACCCCCGAGCAGACGCCGAGGCGTTCGCGCGGCAACCGCCGTGGTCGCGGACGCGATCGCGACCGCAACGCCGACGACGCCGAGCAGAACACGGCTGAGCAGGGCACCGGCGAGCAGGCCGGCGGCGAGCAGAACCGCGCCGCACAGAACGCCTCCGAGCAGGACTCGAACGACGACGCCGCGAACACGGACGCCGACGACACCCAGGACGGCGAGCAGCAGGACGGCCAGTCGTCCGGCGGGCGCCGCGGTCGTGGCCGAGGCCGCAACCAGAACAACGGTGGCCAGAACAACGGCAACCAGAACAACGGTGGCCAGAACGCCGACGGCGGCCAGAAGGCCGACGCCAAGCAGGAGCAGCAGGGGCAGAACCGCGGCAACCAGGGCGGTCAGGGCAACCAGGGCGCACCGGGCGACGACTCCGAGGGTCGTGGCGGCCGGAGCCGCTATCGCGACCGCAAGCGTCGCGGATCCGTGCAGAACGACGACGTCGAGCCTGAGATCGCCGAGGACGACGTCCTCATCCCGGTCGCCGGCATCCTCGACGTCCTCGACAACTACGCCTTCGTGCGCACCTCCGGCTACCTCCCGGGCACCAACGACGTCTACGTCTCCCTCGGCCAGGTGAAGAAGTACCACCTGCGCAAGGGCGACGCCGTCGTCGGCGCCATCCGTCAGCCGCGCGACAACGACAGCAGCAGCCGCCAGAAGTACAACGCGATCGTCAAGGTCGACTCCGTCAACGGCCTGTCCGTCGACGAGGCCGGCGCCCGCGTCGAGTTCGGCAAGCTGACCCCGCTGTACCCGCAGGAGCGCCTCCGTCTCGAGACGGAGCAGACGAAGCTCACGCAGCGCATCATCGACCTCGTCGCACCGATCGGCAAGGGCCAGCGCGGCCTGATCGTCGCCCCGCCGAAGGCCGGGAAGACCATCGTCCTGCAGCAGATCGCCAACGCGATCTCGATCAACAACCCTGAGGTCCACCTCATGGTCGTGCTGGTCGACGAGCGTCCTGAAGAGGTCACCGACATGCAGCGCACGGTGAAGGGTGAGGTCATCGCCTCCACCTTCGACCGTCCGGCCGAGGACCACACGACGGTCGCCGAACTCGCGATCGAGCGCGCCAAGCGTCTCGTCGAGCTCGGCCACGACGTCGTCGTGCTGCTCGACTCGATCACGCGTCTCGGTCGTGCCTACAACCTGGCCGCACCCGCCTCGGGTCGGATCCTCTCCGGCGGTGTCGACGCCGCGGCGCTGTACCCGCCGAAGCGTTTCTTCGGTGCCGCTCGCAACATCGAGAACGGCGGATCCCTCACGATCCTCGCGACCGCGCTCGTCGAGACCGGTTCCAAGATGGACGAGGTCATCTTCGAGGAGTTCAAGGGCACCGGCAACTCGGAGCTCCGGCTCTCGCGCCAGCTCGCCGACAAGCGGATCTTCCCGGCCGTGGACGTCAACGCGTCCTCGACCCGCCGCGAGGAGATGCTGCTCGCCCCCGACGAGGTCAAGGTCACCTGGAAGCTGCGTCGTGCCCTCGCCGGCCTCGACCAGCAGCAGGCCCTCGAGGTCGTCCTCGGCAAGCTGAAGGAGACCACGTCCAACGTGGAGTTCCTCGTCCAGATGCAGAAGTCGATGCCCGCACCGACCTCGCACAGCCACGGACACGAGAACAACCACCGCTAG
- the thrB gene encoding homoserine kinase — translation MSHTEPLAIGRTVTVKVPATTANLGPGFDTLGLALALYDELTVTVREEPGVFVEVIGVGAGEVPTDASNLVITAIAHALRAYGHDLPGLDVVARNVIPHGRGLGSSGAAIVSGIMAAKGLLEGRVELGPDDLLRLATEMEGHPDNVAPALFGGLTIAWTTDDGPQHKKLIVHRGVSPLVLVPEHTMSTELARSLQPANVPHADAAFNVSRSALLVAALTQSPELLLAATEDRLHQSYRAAAMPETNTLITVLREHGFAAVVSGAGPSILVLADDPGRRLEATALVAEHATTPWQSLMLAVDFKGATVGGHPAHPASSA, via the coding sequence ATGAGTCACACCGAACCGCTTGCGATCGGACGCACCGTCACCGTGAAGGTGCCGGCGACCACCGCCAACCTCGGCCCCGGCTTCGACACGCTCGGTCTGGCGCTCGCCCTGTACGACGAGCTGACCGTCACGGTCCGCGAGGAGCCTGGCGTGTTCGTGGAGGTCATCGGTGTCGGCGCCGGCGAGGTGCCGACCGACGCGTCCAACCTCGTGATCACCGCGATCGCACACGCTCTTCGTGCCTACGGCCACGACCTCCCCGGTCTCGACGTCGTCGCGCGGAACGTCATCCCGCATGGCCGCGGCCTCGGTTCCTCGGGCGCCGCGATCGTCTCCGGCATCATGGCGGCGAAGGGGCTCCTCGAGGGTCGGGTCGAGCTCGGACCGGACGACCTCCTCCGGCTCGCGACGGAGATGGAGGGTCACCCCGACAACGTCGCTCCGGCGCTGTTCGGCGGCCTGACGATCGCGTGGACGACGGACGACGGCCCGCAGCACAAGAAGCTCATCGTGCATCGCGGGGTCTCGCCGCTCGTGCTCGTCCCCGAGCACACGATGTCCACGGAACTCGCCCGCAGCCTGCAGCCCGCCAACGTGCCACACGCCGACGCGGCGTTCAACGTCTCGCGTTCGGCGCTCCTCGTCGCCGCGCTCACGCAGAGCCCGGAGCTCCTGCTCGCGGCCACCGAGGACCGGCTCCACCAGAGCTACCGCGCCGCCGCGATGCCCGAGACGAACACCCTCATCACGGTGCTGCGCGAGCACGGGTTCGCCGCCGTCGTGTCCGGCGCCGGTCCGTCGATCCTCGTGCTCGCGGACGATCCCGGACGACGCCTCGAAGCCACTGCGCTGGTCGCCGAGCACGCCACCACGCCGTGGCAGTCGCTCATGCTCGCGGTCGACTTCAAGGGTGCTACAGTGGGAGGGCACCCGGCCCACCCCGCCTCTTCGGCGTAA
- the prmC gene encoding peptide chain release factor N(5)-glutamine methyltransferase — translation MPSTPSAAAADTPSAGHPATVELARRHAVEILTRAAVPSPDVDAELLLGHVLGLGRGAVQAAAITGRVLDAEERTVFAELVERRAAREPLQHITGRAAFRSMELAVGPGVFVPRPETESVVQFAIDALRAVPIPRPIGVDLGTGSGAIALAMATEVPNAAIYATENSVEAFIWARRNFAESGADNATVVFEHLADAFHELDGSVDVVISNPPYVPDDAIPRDPEVRLHDPSAALYGGPDGLDVVRQVSATAQRLLHRGGTLIIEHGELQGQAIRELLTADGWHAAATHRDLTTRDRTTIAIR, via the coding sequence ATGCCCAGCACCCCTTCCGCCGCCGCCGCAGACACCCCGTCCGCCGGCCACCCTGCGACCGTCGAACTCGCGCGCCGACACGCCGTCGAGATCCTCACCCGTGCAGCCGTGCCGTCACCCGACGTCGACGCGGAGCTCCTCCTCGGACACGTGCTCGGACTCGGTCGCGGGGCTGTACAAGCCGCGGCGATCACCGGTCGCGTGTTGGACGCCGAAGAACGCACCGTGTTCGCCGAGCTGGTCGAGCGTCGGGCCGCGCGTGAACCGCTGCAGCACATCACGGGTCGTGCCGCGTTCCGTTCGATGGAACTCGCGGTCGGACCAGGCGTCTTCGTCCCGCGCCCCGAGACCGAGTCGGTCGTGCAGTTCGCGATCGACGCGCTCCGAGCCGTGCCGATCCCTCGGCCCATCGGCGTCGACCTCGGCACCGGCAGTGGAGCGATCGCGCTGGCGATGGCGACCGAGGTCCCGAACGCGGCGATCTACGCGACCGAGAACTCGGTCGAGGCGTTCATCTGGGCGAGACGGAACTTCGCCGAATCCGGTGCAGACAACGCCACCGTGGTCTTCGAGCACCTCGCCGACGCCTTTCACGAGCTCGACGGCTCGGTGGACGTCGTGATCTCGAACCCGCCATACGTCCCGGACGACGCGATCCCGCGCGATCCCGAAGTGCGTCTCCACGACCCCTCGGCCGCGCTCTACGGCGGACCGGACGGACTCGACGTGGTGCGCCAGGTGTCCGCCACCGCGCAGCGACTGCTCCACCGGGGCGGCACGCTCATCATCGAGCACGGTGAACTCCAGGGGCAGGCCATCCGCGAGCTGCTCACGGCCGACGGTTGGCACGCTGCGGCGACGCACCGCGACCTCACCACCCGAGACCGCACCACCATCGCGATCCGCTGA
- the cysK gene encoding cysteine synthase A, producing the protein MTGTVYTDITQAYGRTPLVRLNRIAEGVGATVLAKLEFYNPGSSVKDRLGIALVDAAEASGQLQPGGTIVESTSGNTGIALALVGAARGYRVILTMPASMSKERRTLLRAYGAELVLTDPTKGMANAVQEAQRIVAEHPGAVWVRQFENEANPAIHRRTTAPEIWEDTAGTVDAFVAGIGTGGTITGVGGWLREHNPDVQIIAVEPADSPLLSEGRAGGHKIQGIGPNFVPDILDTSLFSEIIPVETDTAYATARRLATDDGIIGGMSSGAAVWAALEVGRRPEMAGKTIVVIIPDAGERYLSTTMYDDLRD; encoded by the coding sequence GTGACCGGCACCGTCTACACCGACATCACCCAGGCCTACGGCCGTACCCCGCTCGTCCGTCTGAACCGCATCGCCGAGGGTGTCGGCGCGACCGTCCTGGCGAAGCTGGAGTTCTACAACCCCGGATCGAGTGTCAAGGACCGTCTGGGTATCGCGCTCGTCGATGCGGCGGAGGCCTCGGGCCAGCTCCAGCCAGGAGGGACCATCGTCGAGTCGACGAGCGGGAACACCGGCATCGCGCTCGCCCTCGTGGGAGCCGCGCGGGGCTACCGGGTCATCCTCACGATGCCGGCCTCGATGAGCAAAGAACGCCGGACCCTCCTCCGCGCCTACGGCGCCGAGCTCGTCCTCACCGATCCGACGAAGGGGATGGCGAACGCCGTGCAGGAGGCGCAGCGCATCGTGGCCGAGCACCCCGGCGCCGTCTGGGTCAGGCAGTTCGAGAACGAGGCGAACCCCGCCATCCACCGGCGGACGACCGCACCCGAGATCTGGGAGGACACCGCCGGCACGGTCGACGCGTTCGTCGCGGGCATCGGGACGGGCGGGACGATCACCGGCGTCGGCGGCTGGCTCCGCGAACACAACCCCGATGTGCAGATCATCGCCGTGGAACCCGCGGACTCCCCGCTGCTCAGCGAGGGTCGCGCCGGTGGACACAAGATCCAGGGCATCGGCCCGAACTTCGTGCCCGACATCCTCGACACCTCCTTGTTCAGCGAGATCATCCCGGTCGAGACCGACACGGCCTACGCGACGGCACGACGCCTCGCGACCGACGACGGCATCATCGGAGGCATGTCCTCCGGCGCCGCGGTGTGGGCAGCCCTCGAGGTCGGACGCCGTCCGGAGATGGCCGGCAAGACCATCGTCGTCATCATCCCCGACGCGGGCGAGCGCTACCTGTCGACGACGATGTACGACGACCTGCGCGACTAG
- a CDS encoding HAD-IA family hydrolase: MPERVFFFDCDKTLYDYDFRKRLPALSRLTGVSQYRLAKQWWVGGHEAAANIGEYPTSDDYLAVFAEVTGYPLSLEEWREARAAAMTPVPGVLATLARASTLGTVSLLSNNPIPFRDSFAQLAPEAAALLGENDLVSAVLGAEKPEPRVYTRALSRYGVAPDRTMLIDDSAANCAGAEAVGMHAFQLTKDASGAFDVAGLDAAVDAFVAATP, encoded by the coding sequence GTGCCAGAGCGTGTGTTCTTCTTCGACTGCGACAAGACCCTGTACGACTACGACTTCCGGAAACGCCTCCCGGCGCTCTCCCGGTTGACGGGCGTGAGCCAGTACCGGCTCGCGAAGCAGTGGTGGGTCGGCGGCCACGAGGCCGCGGCCAACATCGGCGAGTACCCGACGAGCGACGACTATCTGGCGGTGTTCGCCGAGGTCACCGGATACCCACTGTCCCTCGAGGAGTGGCGCGAAGCCCGTGCGGCGGCGATGACCCCGGTTCCCGGCGTCCTGGCCACCCTCGCCCGTGCATCAACCCTCGGCACGGTCTCCCTGCTGTCGAACAACCCGATCCCGTTCCGGGACTCCTTCGCGCAGCTGGCTCCCGAGGCCGCAGCCCTCCTCGGCGAGAACGACCTCGTGTCCGCCGTCCTCGGAGCGGAGAAACCCGAGCCCCGTGTCTACACCCGCGCGCTCAGCCGGTACGGCGTCGCGCCCGACCGCACCATGCTCATCGACGACTCCGCGGCGAACTGCGCGGGCGCCGAGGCCGTGGGGATGCACGCGTTCCAGCTGACGAAGGACGCCTCAGGCGCATTCGACGTCGCGGGACTCGACGCCGCGGTCGACGCCTTCGTGGCGGCCACACCCTGA
- the prfA gene encoding peptide chain release factor 1, which produces MFESVETLVAEHKDLQDQLADPAVHADPARSKKINRRYAELSKIIAAYHTWQATQEDLDAARELAKEDEAFAEEVPVLEELLVTNQEKLRRLLIPRDPDDGRDVIMEIKGGEGGAESALFAADLLRMYLHYAESKGWKTELLERTESDLGGYKDVQVAIKSNATDPSQGVWAHLKYEGGVHRVQRVPATESQGRIHTSTTGVLVFPEVDEPEEVEISQNDLKIDVYRSSGPGGQSVNTTDSAVRITHLPTGIVVSMQNEKSQLQNREAGMRVLRARILARQQEEQAALDSAARKTQIRTMDRSERIRTYNFPENRIADHRTGYKAYNLDGVMNGALGPIIESAITADEEARLADIGDQD; this is translated from the coding sequence ATGTTCGAATCAGTTGAGACGCTCGTCGCCGAGCACAAGGATCTCCAGGATCAGCTCGCCGACCCGGCGGTCCACGCCGACCCCGCGCGGTCGAAGAAGATCAACCGCCGCTACGCCGAGCTGTCGAAGATCATCGCGGCCTACCACACCTGGCAGGCGACGCAGGAGGACCTCGACGCCGCTCGGGAACTCGCCAAGGAGGACGAGGCGTTCGCCGAGGAGGTGCCGGTGCTCGAAGAGCTGCTGGTGACCAACCAGGAGAAGCTCCGCCGTCTGCTCATCCCGCGCGACCCCGACGACGGCCGCGACGTCATCATGGAGATCAAGGGTGGCGAGGGCGGCGCCGAGAGCGCGCTCTTCGCCGCCGACCTGCTCCGGATGTACCTGCACTACGCGGAGTCCAAGGGGTGGAAGACCGAGCTCCTCGAACGCACCGAGAGCGACCTCGGCGGGTACAAGGACGTCCAGGTGGCGATCAAGTCGAACGCGACCGACCCGTCGCAGGGGGTCTGGGCGCACCTCAAGTACGAGGGCGGCGTGCACCGCGTGCAGCGCGTCCCGGCCACCGAGTCCCAGGGCCGCATCCACACCTCCACGACGGGTGTCCTCGTCTTCCCCGAGGTCGATGAGCCGGAGGAGGTCGAGATCAGTCAGAACGACCTCAAGATCGACGTCTACCGGTCGAGCGGCCCCGGCGGTCAGTCGGTCAACACCACGGACTCCGCGGTGCGCATCACCCACCTGCCGACCGGCATCGTGGTGTCGATGCAGAACGAGAAGAGCCAGCTGCAGAACCGTGAGGCCGGTATGCGCGTGCTCCGCGCCCGCATCCTCGCGCGTCAGCAGGAGGAGCAGGCGGCACTCGACAGCGCGGCCCGCAAGACGCAGATCCGCACCATGGACCGCTCCGAGCGCATCCGCACCTACAACTTCCCCGAGAACCGCATCGCCGACCACCGGACCGGGTACAAGGCGTACAACCTCGACGGCGTCATGAACGGCGCGCTCGGGCCGATCATCGAATCGGCGATCACCGCCGATGAGGAAGCGCGCCTGGCGGACATCGGCGACCAGGACTAG
- a CDS encoding homoserine dehydrogenase, producing the protein MIEYRGLKVALLGAGSVGSQVARLLLEHADELASRAGASLELIGIAVRDVDAPRDVDLPKELYTTDAEQLILSADIVIELIGGIEPARSHILQAINAGADIVTANKALLATHGPELFDAAEQVGAQLYYEAAVAAAIPIIRPLRESLAGDRINRVLGIVNGSTNYMLDRMDRFGDTMEDAAAVASELGYLEADPTLDVEGYDAAQKATILASLAFHTTVPVEAVHREGITGITKAQVDLARSEGYVIKLLAIAERIVDETTGEEGLSARVYPALIGREHPLAAVHGGNNAVFVEAENAGSLMFYGAGAGGKETASAVLGDLVSAARRHVAGGPGVGESTHADLPVLEIGRVTTRYQVTLEVADEPGVLAAVAGILSDGGVSVETFQQSVASSDGTLSTATLVIGTHRALESALAATVEQLASNAHVERVVSVLRVEGAE; encoded by the coding sequence ATGATCGAATACCGCGGACTGAAGGTCGCCCTGCTGGGCGCCGGATCGGTGGGCTCGCAGGTGGCGCGTCTGCTGCTCGAGCACGCCGACGAACTGGCGTCCCGAGCCGGAGCGAGCCTCGAGCTCATCGGCATCGCCGTGCGCGACGTCGACGCACCTCGCGACGTCGACCTGCCGAAGGAGCTGTACACGACCGATGCCGAGCAGCTCATCCTGAGCGCCGACATCGTGATCGAGCTCATCGGCGGCATCGAGCCGGCGCGCAGCCACATCCTGCAGGCCATCAACGCCGGCGCCGACATCGTCACCGCCAACAAGGCGCTGCTCGCGACGCACGGCCCTGAACTGTTCGACGCCGCTGAGCAGGTCGGCGCCCAGCTGTACTACGAGGCGGCCGTCGCCGCGGCGATCCCGATCATCCGACCCCTGCGGGAGAGCCTTGCGGGCGACCGCATCAACCGGGTGCTCGGCATCGTCAACGGCAGCACGAACTACATGCTCGACCGGATGGACCGCTTCGGCGACACGATGGAGGATGCGGCAGCCGTCGCGAGCGAGCTCGGGTACCTCGAAGCCGACCCGACCCTCGACGTCGAGGGCTACGACGCGGCGCAGAAGGCGACCATCCTGGCGAGTCTCGCCTTCCACACCACCGTCCCCGTCGAGGCCGTCCACCGTGAAGGCATCACCGGGATCACGAAGGCGCAGGTCGACCTCGCCCGCAGCGAGGGCTACGTCATCAAGCTGCTCGCGATCGCGGAGCGGATCGTCGACGAGACGACCGGCGAGGAGGGCCTGTCCGCCCGCGTCTACCCGGCGCTCATCGGTCGGGAGCACCCGCTCGCCGCCGTGCACGGCGGCAACAACGCCGTGTTCGTGGAGGCCGAGAACGCCGGGAGCCTGATGTTCTACGGCGCCGGCGCCGGTGGCAAGGAGACCGCCTCCGCGGTGCTCGGCGATCTCGTCTCGGCGGCCCGTCGTCACGTCGCCGGCGGCCCCGGTGTCGGCGAGTCCACGCACGCCGACCTGCCGGTCCTCGAGATCGGCCGTGTCACGACGCGATACCAGGTCACCCTCGAGGTGGCCGACGAACCCGGCGTGCTCGCCGCGGTCGCGGGGATCCTCAGCGACGGCGGCGTCTCGGTCGAGACCTTCCAGCAGTCCGTGGCCTCCTCGGACGGGACGCTGTCGACCGCTACCCTGGTCATCGGCACCCACCGGGCGCTCGAATCGGCCCTCGCGGCCACCGTCGAGCAGCTCGCCTCGAACGCCCACGTCGAGCGGGTCGTGTCCGTGCTCCGGGTCGAAGGAGCCGAGTAG
- a CDS encoding ABC-F family ATP-binding cassette domain-containing protein, giving the protein MSLIRLHDVTVRFEERPVLRDVFFRLEPGDRVGLIGRNGSGKSTLLKLALDQLQPDSGTVTIEDGTRIGYFSQFSELDGSATITEVLEGLFGHIHAIEAELASIDAAIAADPDDLDGMTKLIERQAELFEEMERQDGWDYQRHIDTALTTLGFDAARRVLPIDSLSGGWRNRAALAKILLERPDVLLLDEPTNFLDVAGVEWLESWFGSFRGAAIVVSHDRTFLDAVVTRIVEVENFHLHEYPGSFDEYVVQKQFRLKSLEAQFVHESELLAFEAEGISDRREAAKAAGKKDLSSQLAKIKKARPPRPVDDIITDIYGGLHIKDTLCRIQGLTKAYGEHTLFDGLDLEIGRRERIVVHGPNGAGKSTFLRILEGDERPDAGHVTWTGGVRYASYNQMVDELDLTDTVAHSVGAMPDSLAFAATKKSVNRFLGMFQFSDADLKQKIGMLSGGQRARVAMAQCLLSGASVLLLDEPTNHLDLASTQVMERALVHFPGAIVVVSHDRFFADKVATKRLRIG; this is encoded by the coding sequence ATGAGTCTCATCCGCCTGCACGACGTCACCGTCCGGTTCGAGGAGCGCCCGGTGCTCCGCGACGTCTTCTTCCGGCTCGAGCCAGGCGACCGGGTCGGGCTCATCGGCCGGAACGGCTCCGGCAAGTCCACCCTCCTGAAGCTCGCGCTCGACCAGCTCCAGCCGGACTCGGGCACCGTGACCATCGAGGACGGGACGCGGATCGGGTACTTCTCGCAGTTCTCGGAGCTCGACGGCAGCGCAACCATCACCGAGGTCCTCGAAGGGCTCTTCGGTCACATCCACGCCATCGAGGCGGAACTCGCATCCATCGACGCCGCGATCGCCGCCGACCCGGACGACCTCGACGGGATGACGAAGCTCATCGAACGGCAGGCCGAACTCTTCGAGGAGATGGAGCGCCAGGACGGCTGGGACTACCAGCGCCACATCGACACCGCCCTCACCACGCTCGGCTTCGACGCCGCGCGCCGCGTGCTTCCCATCGACTCCCTCTCCGGCGGCTGGCGCAACCGCGCGGCGCTCGCGAAGATCCTCCTCGAGCGCCCGGACGTCCTGCTCCTCGACGAGCCGACGAACTTCCTCGACGTCGCGGGGGTCGAGTGGCTCGAATCCTGGTTCGGCTCGTTCCGCGGCGCGGCGATCGTCGTCTCACACGACCGGACCTTCCTCGACGCCGTGGTCACGCGCATCGTCGAGGTCGAGAACTTCCACCTCCACGAGTACCCCGGCAGCTTCGACGAGTACGTCGTCCAGAAGCAGTTCCGGCTCAAGAGCCTCGAGGCGCAGTTCGTCCACGAGTCCGAGCTGCTCGCCTTCGAGGCGGAGGGCATCTCGGACCGTCGCGAGGCGGCCAAGGCCGCCGGGAAGAAGGACCTCTCCTCGCAGCTGGCGAAGATCAAGAAGGCCAGGCCGCCGCGTCCGGTCGACGACATCATCACCGACATCTACGGTGGCCTGCACATCAAGGACACGCTCTGCCGGATCCAGGGGCTCACGAAGGCCTACGGCGAGCACACGCTGTTCGACGGACTCGACCTCGAGATCGGCCGCCGGGAGCGCATCGTCGTCCACGGGCCGAACGGCGCGGGCAAGTCCACGTTCCTCCGGATCCTCGAGGGCGACGAACGCCCCGACGCCGGTCACGTCACCTGGACCGGCGGGGTCCGATACGCGTCCTACAACCAGATGGTCGACGAGCTGGACCTCACCGACACGGTGGCGCACTCCGTCGGCGCCATGCCCGACAGCCTCGCCTTCGCGGCGACGAAGAAGTCGGTGAACCGCTTCCTCGGCATGTTCCAGTTCTCCGACGCCGACCTCAAGCAGAAGATCGGCATGCTCTCGGGTGGGCAGCGCGCCCGCGTCGCCATGGCGCAGTGCCTGCTCTCCGGGGCTTCGGTGCTCCTCCTCGACGAGCCGACGAACCACCTGGACCTCGCGAGCACACAGGTGATGGAGCGCGCACTCGTGCACTTCCCCGGCGCCATCGTCGTGGTCAGCCACGACCGGTTCTTCGCCGACAAGGTCGCGACGAAGCGACTGCGCATCGGCTGA
- the epsC gene encoding serine O-acetyltransferase EpsC, translated as MGMLSRVREDIGAARAHDPAARGTIEIALSYSGLHAVWAYRLHHRLWRRGFRTLARFGSQFTRFLTGIEIHPGARIGRRFFIDHGMGVVIGETAEVGDDVMIFHGVTLGGKSRGVGKRHPTIGDGVAVGAGAKILGPILIGAGTIVGANAVVTKACPPRSLLLGVPAVERPRGSGAHGLALLDPEYHI; from the coding sequence ATGGGAATGCTGTCGCGGGTCCGCGAGGACATCGGTGCCGCACGCGCACACGATCCAGCGGCCCGCGGCACCATCGAGATCGCGCTCAGCTACTCCGGCCTGCACGCCGTCTGGGCGTACCGGCTGCACCATCGACTGTGGCGGCGCGGCTTCCGCACCCTCGCCCGGTTCGGCTCCCAGTTCACCCGGTTCCTCACCGGGATCGAGATCCACCCGGGCGCCCGCATCGGCAGGCGGTTCTTCATCGACCACGGTATGGGCGTCGTCATCGGCGAGACGGCCGAAGTGGGCGACGACGTCATGATCTTCCACGGCGTGACCCTCGGCGGGAAGAGCCGCGGCGTCGGCAAGCGCCACCCGACCATCGGTGACGGCGTCGCCGTCGGTGCCGGGGCGAAGATCCTCGGGCCCATCCTGATCGGTGCGGGGACCATCGTCGGCGCGAACGCCGTCGTCACCAAGGCCTGCCCACCCCGCAGTCTGCTGCTCGGCGTCCCGGCGGTCGAGCGCCCGCGCGGGAGCGGCGCCCACGGCCTCGCGTTGCTCGATCCCGAGTACCACATCTGA